The window AAGATGAGTTAGGTGAACAAGTTGAATATGTATGGCACGACGAAACGAGTCTAGACAGATTTGACGGTGTACTCGTACCAGGCGGTTTCTCTTATGGGGATTACTTAAGATGTGGTGCGATCGCTCGCTTCTCTAACATCATGCCGGCGGTGAAAAAAGCAGCTGCGGAAGGAAAGCCTGTTCTCGGTGTTTGTAACGGGTTCCAAATTCTTCAGGAGCTTGGCATTCTTCCAGGTGCGATGAGACGAAATAAAGACTTGAAATTTATCTGTCGTTCAGTTGAACTCATTGTAGAGAACAGCGAAACGCAATTTACAAGCGGCTATCAAAAAGGCGAATCCATTACGATTCCTGTAGCACACGGTGAAGGCAACTTCTACTGTGATGAAGACACTTTAGCGAAGCTCATTCAAAATGGCCAAATCGCTTTCACTTACGGAGACGATATTAACGGCAGTGTCAATCGAATTGCAGGTATAACGAATGAAGAGGGCAATGTACTCGGCATGATGCCGCACCCTGAGCGCGCGGTTGATTCATTACTAGGCAGCGCAGACGGACTTAAATTGTTTCAATCTATCGTGAAAAATTGGAGGGACACTCATGTCACTACTGCTTGAACCAAGTCACAAGCAAATTAAAGAAGAGAAATTGTATCAGCAAATGGGATTGAGTGATGAAGAATTCGCTTTAATTGAATCCATTATTGGCAGACTGCCAAACTACACAGAAACGGGTATTTTTTCTGTCATGTGGTCAGAGCATTGCAGTTATAAAAACTCAAAGCCTGTTTTAAGCAAATTCCCGACAAAAGGAGAGCATGTTCTTCAAGGTCCTGGGGAAGGCGCTGGAATCGTGGATATTGGAGACAACCAAGCGGTTGTATTTAAAATCGAATCACATAACCATCCATCTGCGATTGAACCGTATCAAGGAGCGGCTACAGGTGTCGGCGGAATTATCCGTGATGTATTCTCCATGGGTGCGCGTCCAATTGCTGTATTAAACTCTCTTCGTTTTGGTGAACTGACTTCACCGCGCGTGAAGTACTTGTTTGAAGAAGTAGTGGCAGGGATCGCAGGCTATGGAAACTGTATCGGAATTCCAACAGTCGGCGGAGAGGTTCATTTTGATCAAAGCTATGAAGGCAATCCGCTCGTAAATGCGATGTGTGTTGGATTAATCAACCACGAGGACATCAAAAAAGGGCAGGCCAAAGGTGTCGGCAACACGGTTATGTACGTTGGTGCTAAAACGGGACGTGACGGTATTCACGGTGCAACATTTGCGTCTGAAGAATTTTCTGATGAATCAGAAGAAAAACGTTCAGCGGTTCAAGTCGGCGATCCGTTCATGGAAAAGCTGCTGCTTGAAGCGTGCCTTGAAGTCATCAAAAACGATGCGCTCGTTGGGATTCAAGATATGGGAGCGGCTGGCTTAACAAGCTCAAGCGCGGAAATGGCAAGTAAAGCAGGTTCTGGAATCGAGATGAATCTAGATCTCATTCCGCAGCGTGAAACAGGTATGTCGGCATACGAAATGATGCTGTCTGAATCGCAAGAGAGAATGCTGCTGGTCATTGAAAAAGGCCGCGAACAAGAAATCATTGATATTTTCGAAAAATACGATCTTGAAGCGGTATCAGTCGGTCATGTGACAGACGATAAAATGCTTCGTTTACTCCATCAAGGTGAAGTCGTATGTGAGCTTCCTGTTGACGCTCTTGCAGAAGAAGCGCCGGTTTATCACAAGCCATCAAGTGAGCCTGCATACTATCGTGAGTTTTTAGAAACAAAAGTTGAAGCTCCAGCCATCACAGATGCAGCCGAAACGTTAAAGCAGCTCCTTCAGCAGCCAACAATTGCAAGTAAAGAATGGGTTTATGATCAGTATGACTACATGGTTCGGACAAATACAGTCGTTGCACCGGGCTCTGATGCGGGCGTACTAAGAATCCGCGGAACGAAAAAAGCCCTAGCGATGACAACAGATTGTAACGCACGCTATCTCTACCTTGATCCAGAGGTTGGCGGGAAAATCGCAGTCGCTGAAGCAGCACGTAACATTGTCTGCTCAGGCGCTCGTCCGCTTGCAGTGACAGATAACCTGAACTTCGGTAACCCGGAGAAACCAGAAATTTTCTGGCAAATAGAAAAGTCAGCTGACGGGATTAGCGAAGCATGCCGCACGCTAAGCACACCAGTTATCGGTGGGAACGTCTCTTTATATAACGAATCAAATGGAACAGCGATTTACCCAACACCAGTCATTGGAATGGTTGGTTTGGTTGAAGATACTGCTCATATTACGACTCAATCGTTCCAGCAGGCTGGCGATGTGATTTTCGTCATTGGTGAGACGAAGGAAGAATTCGCAGGCAGTGAGCTTCAAAAGATGACAGAAGGCCGTATTTACGGAAAAGCACCAGACATTGATTTGGATGTAGAGCTCACGCGTCAAGAAGCTCTGCTAGCCGCGATTCAAAACGGTCTCGTTCAATCAGCACACGATGTGTCTGAAGGCGGACTTGGTGTAGCACTTGCTGAAAGTACATTTGGAACAGACGGTCTTGGCGCTGATATCCAAATCGATTTAAACAGCGAAGCTTCCTTATTCAGTGAAACACAGTCACGTTTTGTTGTCACAGTCAGACCGGAGCACTGCGAAGCGTTTGCTGCGGCGGTCAAAGATGCGAAAGAAGTCGGAACGGTCACAAATGATGGTGTATTTACCGTCAAAAATCAAGAAGGACAACAATGGATTCATGCAGCGGTCAACGAGCTTGAACGTGCATGGAAAGGAGCGATCCCATGCTTGCTGAAATCAGAGGCTTAAATGAAGAGTGTGGTGTCTTTGGGGTTTGGGGACACGAAGAAGCCCCGCAAATCACATATTACGGATTGCATAGCCTTCAGCACCGAGGACAAGAAGGTGCGGGAATCATTGCAACAGATGGTGAGAACCTGACATCACACAAAGGCCTTGGACTGATTACGGAAGTCTTTCAAAACGGTGAGCTAAAGGATTTGAAAGGAAAAGGGGCGATCGGACACGTTCGGTATGCGACAGCAGGCGGAGGCGGCTTTGAAAATGTGCAGCCCCTCTTCTTCCGCTCGCAAAACAACGGCAGTCTTGCCCTTGCTCATAATGGAAACTTAGTGAATGCAACGCAGTTAAAGCAGCAGCTAGAGAACCAAGGGAGCATTTTCCAGACCTCTTCTGATACCGAAGTGCTGGCTCATTTAATTAAGCGCAGCGGGCATATTGAATTAAAAGAGCAGATCAAAAATGCGCTGTCCATGCTGAAAGGAGCATATGCTTTCTTAATCATGACGGAAACAGAAATGATCGTGGCTCTTGATCCGAACGGCTTACGCCCGCTTTCACTTGGTATGCTTGGAGATGCTTATGTCGTCGCTTCTGAAACATGTGCATTTGATGTCGTCGGCGCTACGTATTTACGTGATGTGGAGCCTGGCGAAATGCTGATCATTAATGATGAAGGCTTGAAATCTGAGCGCTTCTCGATGAACATTAACCGCAGCATGTGCAGCATGGAATACATTTATTTCTCAAGACCTGACAGCAATATCAACGGCATCAATGTGCATAGTGCGAGAAAGAATCTAGGCAAAAAGCTTGCCGAAGAAGCGCATGTCGAAGCAGATGTTGTGACAGGTGTACCAGATTCCAGTATTTCTGCAGCGATTGGATATGCCGAAGCAACAGGTATTCCGTATGAGCTCGGTTTGATTAAAAACCGTTATGTCGGCCGGACCTTTATCCAGCCGTCTCAAGCATTGCGTGAGCAGGGCGTACGGATGAAGCTGTCTGCTGTGCGCGGGGTTGTCGAAGGAAAGCGTGTTGTGATGGTGGATGATTCCATCGTACGCGGTACAACGAGCCGCAGAATTGTCACGATGCTAAGAGAAGCGGGTGCGACGGAAGTCCATGTACGCATTAGTTCACCGCCAATCGCGCATCCATGTTTTTATGGAATTGATACGTCCACACACGAAGAGCTGATTGCTTCTTCTCATTCAGTGGAAGAAATTAGACAGGAAATCGGTGCAGACTCCATTGCATTTTTATCTGTAGACGGTTTAATGGACGGGATTGGCAGGAAGTATGATGATCCGCAGCGCGGTCAGTGTTTAGCATGCTTTACTGGTAAATACCCGACTGAAATTTATGAAGATACAGTTCTTCCGCATGTGAAGGAAACGGTCCTGACGAAATAATCGAATAAAGGAGCAGCAGTCAAGATGAGTTGATATGCTGCTCTTTCATTCTGCCGAAAATACATGGAAAGCAGCAGCTAAAAGGAGTGAATGGGATGTCAGAAGCATATAAAAACGCCGGTGTCGACATCGAAGCAGGGTACGAAGCCGTCAAACGAATGAAAACACACGTAGAACGTACAAAACGAGCAGGTGTCATGGGCGCTCTAGGTGGATTTGGCGGTATGTTTGATCTATCTGAGCTGCCATATAAAAAGCCCGTTCTTGTTTCAGGAACAGATGGTGTCGGAACGAAATTAAAGCTTGCCTTTTTAATGGATAAACACGATACGATCGGCGTCGATGCCGTGGCCATGTGTGTCAACGATGTGCTTGCACAAGGGGCAGAACCGCTCTTTTTCTTAGATTACTTAGCCGTTGGAAAAGCAGATCCGCTAAAAATTGAATCCATTGTCAAAGGGGTGGCTGACGGCTGTGAGCAGTCTGGTTCAGCACTTGTCGGCGGTGAGACAGCCGAAATGCCAGGTCTTTACACAGAAGAAGAATATGATATTGCTGGTTTTTCGGTAGGTGTCGTTGAAAAGGATGAAATCGTGACAGGAGACAGCATCAAAGAGGGACATTTGCTCATTGGACTGAGCTCAAGCGGAATTCATAGCAA is drawn from Bacillus pumilus and contains these coding sequences:
- the purQ gene encoding phosphoribosylformylglycinamidine synthase subunit PurQ: MKFAVIVLPGSNCDIDMYHAIQDELGEQVEYVWHDETSLDRFDGVLVPGGFSYGDYLRCGAIARFSNIMPAVKKAAAEGKPVLGVCNGFQILQELGILPGAMRRNKDLKFICRSVELIVENSETQFTSGYQKGESITIPVAHGEGNFYCDEDTLAKLIQNGQIAFTYGDDINGSVNRIAGITNEEGNVLGMMPHPERAVDSLLGSADGLKLFQSIVKNWRDTHVTTA
- the purL gene encoding phosphoribosylformylglycinamidine synthase subunit PurL produces the protein MSLLLEPSHKQIKEEKLYQQMGLSDEEFALIESIIGRLPNYTETGIFSVMWSEHCSYKNSKPVLSKFPTKGEHVLQGPGEGAGIVDIGDNQAVVFKIESHNHPSAIEPYQGAATGVGGIIRDVFSMGARPIAVLNSLRFGELTSPRVKYLFEEVVAGIAGYGNCIGIPTVGGEVHFDQSYEGNPLVNAMCVGLINHEDIKKGQAKGVGNTVMYVGAKTGRDGIHGATFASEEFSDESEEKRSAVQVGDPFMEKLLLEACLEVIKNDALVGIQDMGAAGLTSSSAEMASKAGSGIEMNLDLIPQRETGMSAYEMMLSESQERMLLVIEKGREQEIIDIFEKYDLEAVSVGHVTDDKMLRLLHQGEVVCELPVDALAEEAPVYHKPSSEPAYYREFLETKVEAPAITDAAETLKQLLQQPTIASKEWVYDQYDYMVRTNTVVAPGSDAGVLRIRGTKKALAMTTDCNARYLYLDPEVGGKIAVAEAARNIVCSGARPLAVTDNLNFGNPEKPEIFWQIEKSADGISEACRTLSTPVIGGNVSLYNESNGTAIYPTPVIGMVGLVEDTAHITTQSFQQAGDVIFVIGETKEEFAGSELQKMTEGRIYGKAPDIDLDVELTRQEALLAAIQNGLVQSAHDVSEGGLGVALAESTFGTDGLGADIQIDLNSEASLFSETQSRFVVTVRPEHCEAFAAAVKDAKEVGTVTNDGVFTVKNQEGQQWIHAAVNELERAWKGAIPCLLKSEA
- the purF gene encoding amidophosphoribosyltransferase; this encodes MLAEIRGLNEECGVFGVWGHEEAPQITYYGLHSLQHRGQEGAGIIATDGENLTSHKGLGLITEVFQNGELKDLKGKGAIGHVRYATAGGGGFENVQPLFFRSQNNGSLALAHNGNLVNATQLKQQLENQGSIFQTSSDTEVLAHLIKRSGHIELKEQIKNALSMLKGAYAFLIMTETEMIVALDPNGLRPLSLGMLGDAYVVASETCAFDVVGATYLRDVEPGEMLIINDEGLKSERFSMNINRSMCSMEYIYFSRPDSNINGINVHSARKNLGKKLAEEAHVEADVVTGVPDSSISAAIGYAEATGIPYELGLIKNRYVGRTFIQPSQALREQGVRMKLSAVRGVVEGKRVVMVDDSIVRGTTSRRIVTMLREAGATEVHVRISSPPIAHPCFYGIDTSTHEELIASSHSVEEIRQEIGADSIAFLSVDGLMDGIGRKYDDPQRGQCLACFTGKYPTEIYEDTVLPHVKETVLTK
- the purM gene encoding phosphoribosylformylglycinamidine cyclo-ligase, whose translation is MSEAYKNAGVDIEAGYEAVKRMKTHVERTKRAGVMGALGGFGGMFDLSELPYKKPVLVSGTDGVGTKLKLAFLMDKHDTIGVDAVAMCVNDVLAQGAEPLFFLDYLAVGKADPLKIESIVKGVADGCEQSGSALVGGETAEMPGLYTEEEYDIAGFSVGVVEKDEIVTGDSIKEGHLLIGLSSSGIHSNGYSLVRKVLLEDAGLDLHQTYEPFTRPLGEELLEPTKIYVKPVLKQVKAGKVDGMAHVTGGGFIENLPRMLPEGLGVEIDNGSWPVPPIFSFIQEKGQLKAEEMFNVFNMGIGFVLAVKEDDLVDVISELEQDGEKAFLIGRVQKGEGVTFGGGSLS